Proteins encoded in a region of the Mixophyes fleayi isolate aMixFle1 chromosome 5, aMixFle1.hap1, whole genome shotgun sequence genome:
- the IGFBP1 gene encoding insulin-like growth factor-binding protein 1, whose product MAKEITPCTWLLPASLLFIAAVIAVAEPLHCAQCTEERLALCPQVPASCPEIAREPGCGCCMTCALKRGEPCGVYTARCGKSLNCHVKLGEPRPLHALTRGQGICMDAEDLEKLKAIDTTEVKAYSDHENTAPDGADQDQIPPFFRLFPDGFDKIDAWNAITVYEQIKAIKLFEQKKMKEQGPCQRDLYKTMDRLIRVHQRAGKDIYRFHIPNCNRNGFYHSKQCETALDGERGKCWCVYPLTGKKIPGSPENRGELNCQQFLNAQE is encoded by the exons ATGGCTAAAGAAATCACCCCTTGTACCTGGCTGCTACCAGCCTCCCTGCTTTTTATAGCAGCAGTGATTGCAGTAGCTGAACCACTGCATTGTGCCCAGTGCACTGAAGAGAGATTAGCTCTTTGCCCACAAGTGCCTGCTTCATGCCCAGAGATTGCACGAGAACCAGGTTGTGGGTGCTGTATGACTTGTGCATTGAAGCGAGGAGAGCCTTGTGGGGTGTACACTGCAAGGTGTGGTAAATCACTGAATTGTCATGTAAAGTTAGGAGAGCCCAGACCCCTGCATGCACTTACAAGAGGACAAGGAATCTGTATGGATGCAGAGGACCTGGAGAAGCTGAAAGCTATTGATACCACAG aagtaAAAGCCTACTCAGATCATGAAAACACAGCTCCAGATGGCGCTGACCAAGACCAGATCCCACCATTCTTTAGATTATTTCCTGATGGTTTTGACAAGATCGATGCATGGAATGCAATCACTGTGTATGAGCAGATCAAGGCTATAAAGctttttgaacaaaaaaaaatgaaagagcaG GGGCCATGCCAGAGAGATCTTTATAAAACAATGGACAGACTGATTAGGGTTCATCAAAGAGCTGGAAAAGATATATATAGGTTTCACATTCCCAACTGTAACAGAAATGGCTTCTACCACAGCAAACAG tgTGAAACCGCTTTAGATGGAGAACGTGGAAAATGCTGGTGTGTCTATCCATTAACTGGAAAGAAAATTCCTGGTTCTCCTGAAAACAGAGGGGAACTTAACTGCCAACAGTTCCTGAATGCACAAGAATAG